The window CTCTTCGGCATCGGTGAGGCCATGCTGTCGCCGACCCTGGCCCCGCTGGTGGCGGACCTGGCGCCGGAGGGCTCCGTGGGGCAGTACAACTCGGCCTTCGCGCTGGTCAAGCAGATGGCGCTGGCCCTGGGGCCGCTCGGGGTGCCGCTCGGTGCGGGTGTTCCGATGCTCTACATCGGGGTCTTCGTACTCGTGTCGCTCGGGATCGCCGCCCTGGCGCTGCGGCTCGGCAGGCGGCTGAGCCCGATGCAGGACAACCCCTGGATGGCGAGCAGGGTCGTGGCTCAGGGCGGTCCGGCCGTCGTGGCCAAGGAACCCGCCGTCGCCGGGGCCGTCGCCGTGGAGCCCGTGCACGCGTAGGTACGTACGTATATATGTGCGGGCAGCAGGAAGGCCCCGGTCCTCGTGGACCGGGGCCTTCCGCGCGTCCGGCTACTTGTCCGGCAGGGCGAACTCGCACCAGACGGCCTTGCCGCCGCCCGGGGTGCGGCGGGAGCCCCAGGAGGAGGCGATCGTCGCGATGATCGAGATGCCGCGGCCGGTCTCGTCGGCCGGTTCCGCGCGGCGGCGGCGCGGGAGGTGGTCGTCCCCGTCGGTTACCTCGATGATCAGCCGGCGGTCGGTTCGGCGCAGGCGCAGGTGCATGGGCGGGGTGCCGTGCTGGAGGGAGTTCGCGACGAGCTCGCTGGCGGCCAGGACACCGAGGTCGCAGAGCTCGACGGGGAAACGCCAGGAGGCGAGGACGCCCTGGGCGAAGGCGCGGGCGCGCGGGGCCGCTTCGATGCCGCCGAGGAGTTCGAGTGCGGCGTTGTGGAAGAGCTCGGCGTCCGATCCGGTGCGGGCGGGCTGCTGCAGGACCATCACGGCGACGTCGTCGTCGTGGTCGGCGTCCACGCCGAGGGCGCGCATCAGGCGGTCGCAGATGACGGCCGGGGTGCCCTGGGCGCCGGAGAGGGCGCGTTCCAGAGCGGCGACGCCCTCGTCGATGTCCTCGCCGCGGCGTTCGACCAGGCCGTCGGTGTAGAGGACGGCGGTGGAGCCGGGGCCGAGGGCGATGGTGCCGGAGGTGTGGAGCCAGCCGCCGGTGCCGAGCGGCGGGCCGGTGGGGTCGGCGGCTCTGCGTACGGTGCCGTCCTCGTCGCGGACCAGGATCGGGAGGTGGCCGGCGGAGGCGTACGCGAGCAGGCCCTCGTTGGGGTCGTGGACGGCGTAGACGCAGGTGGCGATCTGGCTGGCGTCGATCTCGGCGGCGAGGCCGTCGAGGAGCTGGAGCACCTCGTGCGGGGGCAGGTCCAGGCGGGCGTACGCGCGGACGGCGGTGCGCAGCTGGCCCATGACGGCGGCGGCGCGGACCCCCCGGCCCATGACGTCCCCGATGACCAGGGCGGTGCGGCCGGCGCCGAGGGTGATGACGTCGTACCAGTCTCCGCCGACCGCGGCCTCGGTGCCGCCGGGCTGGTAGGTAGCGGCGACGCGCAGGTCGTCGGGCTGCTCCAGCTCCTGCGGGAGTAGGGAGCGCTGGAGGGTGACGGCGGCCTCGCGCTGGCGGCGCTCACTGGCGCGGAGCCGGTCGACGGCCTCGGCGTGGTCGGTGACGTCGGCGAGGTGGATCAGGACGCCGGTGCGGTCGGTCTCCGTGTCGTTCCCGTCGCCGGTCTCGCTCTTGGCCGTGGGGAACTCGACCGGGGTGCAGGTGACGGTGTACGTGCTGCCGCCGCCCGGTGCGGCGCGGTTCTTGGCGGTACGGGACTTGCCGCTGCGCTGGACCTGGTCGAGGAGCGGTAGCAGGCCGAGCTCGCCGAGTTCAGGGAGGGACTCGTGCGCGGGGGCGCCCGAGGTGCGGGCGCCGAAGCCGGCGGTGTAGGCGTCGTTGACGTAGGCGACGCGGTGCTCGGGGCCGTGGACGAGGGCGATCAGGGCCGGGAGCCGGCCGAGGACCTCGCGTACGGAGAGCTCGTCGAGGGAGGGCACGGCGGTGAGGACGCCCGTCCGCGGGGACGGGGCCGCGGTGGTGCCTCCGCCGCTGCCGCTGCTGCTTCCGGTCCCGGAGACCGTGGGGTCGGCGGGGTGTCCGTCGCCGGCGGGCGCGGGCCGCTCGGCTCCGGGGTCGGCGCGGCCCCCGCGGGCTGCCGGGACCGCGCCTTCACCCCGCTTGGCCTGGGCGGCGGCGTGTTCGGACCGGGCGGCGGCGCGGCGCTGCGTTCCGGGAAACCGGGCGCTCCAGCGCGTGAAGTTCACTGCGTTCAAGCCTCGTGGTGTCGCGAGTGGTCGCTGTGTCGCTCGTGGGCGGTCGCTGACTGGACGATGTCACTCTGTGCAGGGGTGAGCCCACCTATGGTCACACGTCCAGTGTGGTCGACCGCACTGACAACGTCAGCCCTGGCCGTTCTGCGGGGGGTTGGGGGCGGGGGGCGGGGGTGGGGGTTTGTGGCCGCCGCCTGCAGCCAGTTCGAATTCTGCCCTGGGGTGTTCGAGGGAACCCAGGGAGACGATCTCACGCTTGAAGAGGCCTGAGAGGGTCCATTCGGCAAGGACGCGCATTTTGCGGTTGAAGCTCGGAACGCGGCTCAGGTGGTAGGCGCGGTGCATGAACCAGGCCGGGTAGGCCTTGAGCTTGCGGCCGTAGATGTGGGCGACGCCCCGGTGGAGGCCGAGCGAGGCGACGGAGCCCGCGTACTTGTGGGCGTATTCGGTCAGGACCTCGCCGCGCATGGCGGCGAGGAGGTTGTCGGCGAGGACCTTGGCCTGGCGGACGGCGTGCTGGGCGTTGGGGGCGCATTCGCGGCCCTTCTCGTCCGCGGTGATGTCGGGGACCGCGGCGGCGTCGCCCGCGGCCCAGGCGTGCTCGACCCCTTCGATGGTGAGGAAGGAGGTGCAGGCCAGGCGGCCGCGTTCGTTCCTGGGGAGGTCGGAGGCGGCCAGGACGGGGTGGGGCTTGACGCCTGCGGTCCACACGACGGTGCGGGTGGGGAAGCGGGCGCCGTCGCTGAGGACGGCGACGCGGTTCTCGCAGGATTCGAGCCGGGTCTCCAGGCGGACGTCGATGTTGCGGCGGCGCAGCTCGCGGACCGTGTAGACACCCATCTCGGGGCCGACCTCGGGGAGGATCCGGTCGCTGGCCTCGACGAGGACCCACTTCATGTCCTCGGGCTTGATGTTGTGGTAGTACCGCGCCGCGTAGCGGGCCATGTCCTCCAGCTCGCCGAGGGCTTCGACGCCCGCGAAGCCGCCGCCGACGAAGACGAAGGTGAGGGCGGCGTCGCGGAGGGCGGGATCGCGGGTGGAGGAGGCGATGTCCATCTGTTCGATGACGTGGTTGCGCAGGCCGATGGCCTCTTCGACGGTTTTGAATCCGATGCCGTAGTCGGCGAGTCCCGGGACGGGGAGGGCGCGGGAGATGGAGCCCGGGGCGAGGACGAGTTCGTCGTACTCCATCTCGATGGGACCGGCGCCCTCGTCGGCGGTGGCGAGGGTGGTGACGGTCACGGTCCGTTTGGCG is drawn from Streptomyces sp. NBC_01232 and contains these coding sequences:
- a CDS encoding ATP-binding SpoIIE family protein phosphatase, whose product is MNFTRWSARFPGTQRRAAARSEHAAAQAKRGEGAVPAARGGRADPGAERPAPAGDGHPADPTVSGTGSSSGSGGGTTAAPSPRTGVLTAVPSLDELSVREVLGRLPALIALVHGPEHRVAYVNDAYTAGFGARTSGAPAHESLPELGELGLLPLLDQVQRSGKSRTAKNRAAPGGGSTYTVTCTPVEFPTAKSETGDGNDTETDRTGVLIHLADVTDHAEAVDRLRASERRQREAAVTLQRSLLPQELEQPDDLRVAATYQPGGTEAAVGGDWYDVITLGAGRTALVIGDVMGRGVRAAAVMGQLRTAVRAYARLDLPPHEVLQLLDGLAAEIDASQIATCVYAVHDPNEGLLAYASAGHLPILVRDEDGTVRRAADPTGPPLGTGGWLHTSGTIALGPGSTAVLYTDGLVERRGEDIDEGVAALERALSGAQGTPAVICDRLMRALGVDADHDDDVAVMVLQQPARTGSDAELFHNAALELLGGIEAAPRARAFAQGVLASWRFPVELCDLGVLAASELVANSLQHGTPPMHLRLRRTDRRLIIEVTDGDDHLPRRRRAEPADETGRGISIIATIASSWGSRRTPGGGKAVWCEFALPDK
- a CDS encoding NAD(P)/FAD-dependent oxidoreductase gives rise to the protein MVKAANSRGTNPGTPPRTRILIVGGGYVGMYTALRLQRKLRAGEAEITVVSAEPYMTYQPFLPEAAAGAISPRHVVVPLRRVLGKCRIVIGEAQRIDHAKRTVTVTTLATADEGAGPIEMEYDELVLAPGSISRALPVPGLADYGIGFKTVEEAIGLRNHVIEQMDIASSTRDPALRDAALTFVFVGGGFAGVEALGELEDMARYAARYYHNIKPEDMKWVLVEASDRILPEVGPEMGVYTVRELRRRNIDVRLETRLESCENRVAVLSDGARFPTRTVVWTAGVKPHPVLAASDLPRNERGRLACTSFLTIEGVEHAWAAGDAAAVPDITADEKGRECAPNAQHAVRQAKVLADNLLAAMRGEVLTEYAHKYAGSVASLGLHRGVAHIYGRKLKAYPAWFMHRAYHLSRVPSFNRKMRVLAEWTLSGLFKREIVSLGSLEHPRAEFELAAGGGHKPPPPPPAPNPPQNGQG